The bacterium region CCACACCTATAAAAATTTTCTTACATTTAGAAAGGAGCGCACTTCTTATAAGTTCTCCCACGCCATAGGTTGTGGTCTCCATAGGATTTCTTTCTGCTTCCTTTAAAAGTGGAAGTCCTACTGCCTGTGCCATCTCTATGTAAGCAGTATCTCCTTTCTTCAGCCATTTTGCTTTTATCTTTCTTCCCAGTGGGTCTGAAACATATTTAAAAACAAACCTTCCCCCTATAATCTTTTCAATTACATCTATGGTTCCTTCTCCACCATCAGCGAGAGGAAATGAGATAAGTTCTGCTGAAGGAAAGACCTTCCTACATACTTTTTCCATTATATCTGCTGCTTCAATATTTGTAATACTACCCTTATAAGATGCAGGGGCTATAATAATCTTCATTACTTGCCTCTTTATTTTTTGTATAATAGAATATCATCATTTATTGTTATATACAAAAAGGAGTTGATATGAGGGAAATAAAACTACTGAAATATGGATGGAAGTTTCAAAGAGGGGATTTCCCTGAAGCAATAAAAAATGATTTTGATGATTCTAAATGGGAAGATGTAAGAGTGCCTCATGACTGGGCAATCAAAGGACCTTTTAGTCCTGATAACGACCCTCATGTTATGAAATCTGGAGATAAAGAGGTTATACTTTTGGGAAGTACAGGAGGACTACCCCATACAGGTAAAGGATGGTACAGATTAAAATTCCATCTCCCATCTGATATAAAAGAAAAACGAGTACAGATTGAATTTGATGGAGTAATGAGCCACAGTAAGGTCTATGTAAATGGAAGTTTTGTTGGAGAATGGGCATATGGTTATTCCTCTTTTGCTTTTGATATTACTGATTTTGTTAAAGAAGGAGAAAATATCCTTGCTGTTTCTGTAGATAATAAACCACATTCTTCAAGATGGTATCCAGGTGCAGGTATATACAGAAATGTCCGGCTTGTTATACTCAATCCTGTCTATGTCTCTCACTGGGGAACATATATTACAACACACCTTATAGATGAAAAAGAGACGAGGATAGACATTAGAACAGAGATAGAAAACCATACAGGCAAAGAAATACAGATAGAGGTAGAAACAGAAATTATTTCACCTGATGGATTAAAGATTGCATCGGCAATAGACAGAATAAAGATAAACAAAAAAGAGACAATAAAGCAGGAAGTTTTCATCACATCTCCTATACTGTGGGACATCAACAATCCTGCTCTTTATACTGCTATCTCTGTTATAAAGGCAGAAGGAAATGTGATGGACCGTTATGAAACAAAATTTGGTATAAGGGAATTGCTCTTTGACCCGAATAATGGATTTTTCTTAAACGGAAGGCCTGTAAAGTTTAAAGGTGTATGTATGCATCATGACCTCGGTCCAATTGGGACTGCAATAAACAAGTCCGCTTTAAAAAGACAACTTACACTTCTTAAAGAGATGGGATGTAATGCCATAAGGACAAGTCATAACCCACCTGCACCTGAACTTCTTGAATTAACTGATGAGATGGGATTTCTCGTGATAGATGAAGCATTTGATGAGTGGAAGAAACCAAAGTGTCCTAATGGATACAATACAATTTTTGACCAATGGGCTGAAAAGGACCTGCGTGCAATGATAAGAAGGGATAGAAACCATCCTTCTGTTATTATGTGGAGTATAGGAAATGAAATTCCTGAACAGGAAGACCCTGAAAGTGGTCCAAGATTAGCAAGATTTCTGCATAATATTTGTAAAGAGGAAGACCCGTCCAGACCCACAACATCTGCTTTCCATATTCCTGAGAGTGCAATAAAAAATGGACTTGCCGATATTGTTGACATCCCAGGATGGAACTACTATCCGCATAACTATGGGAAGTATCACCTAATGCTTCCTG contains the following coding sequences:
- a CDS encoding beta galactosidase jelly roll domain-containing protein, with amino-acid sequence MREIKLLKYGWKFQRGDFPEAIKNDFDDSKWEDVRVPHDWAIKGPFSPDNDPHVMKSGDKEVILLGSTGGLPHTGKGWYRLKFHLPSDIKEKRVQIEFDGVMSHSKVYVNGSFVGEWAYGYSSFAFDITDFVKEGENILAVSVDNKPHSSRWYPGAGIYRNVRLVILNPVYVSHWGTYITTHLIDEKETRIDIRTEIENHTGKEIQIEVETEIISPDGLKIASAIDRIKINKKETIKQEVFITSPILWDINNPALYTAISVIKAEGNVMDRYETKFGIRELLFDPNNGFFLNGRPVKFKGVCMHHDLGPIGTAINKSALKRQLTLLKEMGCNAIRTSHNPPAPELLELTDEMGFLVIDEAFDEWKKPKCPNGYNTIFDQWAEKDLRAMIRRDRNHPSVIMWSIGNEIPEQEDPESGPRLARFLHNICKEEDPSRPTTSAFHIPESAIKNGLADIVDIPGWNYYPHNYGKYHLMLPGKPMYGSETASCISSRGEYFFPVEEERYTQRYKRENLQVNSYDLSCPLWATIPDVEFRAQDDHPFIMG